Proteins co-encoded in one Myotis daubentonii chromosome 8, mMyoDau2.1, whole genome shotgun sequence genomic window:
- the LOC132239349 gene encoding peptidyl-prolyl cis-trans isomerase-like 1, translating into MGTIVLELYWKHAPKTCKNFAELARRGYYNGTKFHRIITAFMVQGGDPTGRGGASIYGKHFEDEFHPDLKFTGARILAMANAGPDTNGGQFFVTLAPTQWLDGKHTIFGRVCQGIGMVNRVGMVETNS; encoded by the coding sequence ATGGGGACCATCGTGCTGGAGCTGTACTGGAAGCATGCTCCAAAGACCTGCAAGAACTTTGCTGAGTTGGCTCGTCGAGGTTACTACAATGGCACCAAATTCCACAGAATCATCACAGCCTTCATGGTCCAGGGAGGTGACCCAACAGGTCGAGGTGGTGCATCTATCTATGGCAAGCATTTTGAAGATGAGTTTCATCCAGACTTGAAATTCACGGGGGCTAGAATTCTTGCAATGGCCAATGCAGGGCCAGACACCAACGGTGGCCAGTTCTTTGTGACCCTAGCTCCCACCCAGTGGCTTGATGGCAAACACACCATATTTGGCCGCGTGTGCCAGGGTATAGGAATGGTGAATCGAGTAGGAATGGTGGAAACAAACTCCTAG